A segment of the Zonotrichia albicollis isolate bZonAlb1 chromosome Z, bZonAlb1.hap1, whole genome shotgun sequence genome:
TCTCTGAATTCACCCAGGGATGCACACCGGGAGCAGCACAAGTAGCTGCTGACACCAGGAGCGCCTGTGGGATGAGGCTgtccagtgctctgctccctttgcAGCCTCTGGTTTTCTCACCTGGGCTGCGGCTGAAAGGAGCAGACCACTCCAGGCTGGCAAAGGCTCATACCTGTCAGCATAGAGGGGGCTTGCCCTGTGCAAGCAAGCAGAGCATTGGGCCCACAGATTAGACCCACAAATCTACAGTTTTACGGTGAAAGATCATTCTGCCGTTACCTACTGTGGGGTTTAGAAaacagcacaggagcagggcctgCCTCAGGCTGAAAGATGGATAGACAGAATTTCAATTACCAGGAATTCTCTAAGGAtcaaaagtattttaaagaaatatttttttaaaaactcacaGAGGTGATAAATGCTGTTTCTGCCAGTCCCGCAAGCATGTCTTGTATAACTATAAATGTGTCTGTGCTTCACAGGTAGTGGttgttttttagttttttgtggttttttgcagAGTGGGTTACACTACTGCCAGCTCTTACAAAACATTGATTTTCAAGGGTATTTGATAGAGGGTGGAATCTGGTTGGGGATTTTGgttgggcttttttgtttgggtgAGTCTTGGTTAGGATatttgcttggggtttttttccctctttttgggagtggtggtggtggtgaggttttcttttttaaagagagGAAAGTTAGTATTTTGGCTGTTAAATTTTCCAAGTGCATTAGCCACAGTATTGGTACAACGAGTACCACTGAGTTCAACAGGGACTTCTCTATAAGATAAGTTATTAAATTTCAAGATTCAGgtcataatttatttattttaattttttcatcatttttctAAAAGTTTTAGCACAGGTAGAGAGGATATTAAAAAAGTCAAGAAAATACATGTCACAAGTAAAACCAGTGAGGTATTGTTCAGCTTAATACAGTTACTGTAGATATTTTCTGTGTCCCCATCCTAGACTTAGAGTTGCTTGTAATTTTGCTTGAAACAGTGAACACCCCAAATGAAGATGGCACTACAGGACAAACAACTGCAATGATTCCTGATGTGTCCTTCCCACAGGAGAGTCAGATGGTGGCCAGCTGAACCCAGCTAGAAATTTAAGTTCAGAGCACCTTGTTCTTTCAGGGTCTTCAATTTTATTCAGATATTGCTTGTACTAAGTGATTAAATCAGTCTTAGAGCAGGAGCAGTCCAGAAGGTCGTAGCTTAAATTGATTATCAAGTGGCCATCTAGGGGCAATAGCTGGACATTTGATACAGCGTGGGTGCTGTTATGGACACAACTGAGATTGATACTCTTGGGATTTGAAAATGCATCTGTGCTGAATGCAGTAAACTTGTAATTCAGATCTACATGCTGTAACTTCCTGAGGTTGTGAAATACTTGGTTACCTACTGATGTTAGTTCACAGGATGCATTACAGGATTAGCACCTCTAAATTGGACAGTAGTTGGAACAGTCTGTCCTTTGGCATGATCCCCAAATCAAAGTTATTTTGACTGAGGTCCAAGAACATGAGGTTTTTCAAACCTTGAAAGACATGCTGAATGCTGGTATTAATGTGGGATGAGGAAAGATCATCTCTAGAACTTGCCAGAGATGGAGATTTTGGAAAGGGCTCTGTAAGGTGTTGACATAGAGAGGAGTGAAGGGTAAATCCAGCAGGTCTAGGCTGGCACTGTCCTAAATGAGCATTCCTGGAGATGGAGGTGTATGTTGTGGCTCAGATTCTGGTAACAAAGTCTGCTCAAAGCTCTCAGCGCTTCGCTAGAGCATCAGAACTTTCAAAGTGACTCTGGCTTAAATCTAGATGTTGAAGCTTTGCCAGTTTCTCCAAATAGCCAGAGCCTGGCTGCAGAACCTGTGAGTTTCCCTGGATGTGGAGGTgggtgagggaggggaaggcagcagagctggtgtgCAGGGCTGCTCAAAGCAGCTCGCATTGAGAACCATCTCCTCCAGCAAGCTCATGCCACTGATGGCAGGGGGCAGTGCATGGATGTGGGGTGGGGTTTGGTCCAGCTTTTGGAGCCTGGTTAAGCTCTGAAATGTGTCAGCATTTAGATTTCTGAGGTGCCATAACTGCAGATAGAGACCCTTGACAGAGACACTACAGAGGCCTTATGAAATATCTGGGCTTATGTAGGGCTCCTTTTCCACACCATAAAATGTTCCCAGCCAAAAGGTCTGAGCTGTGGAGTCCTGGATCCCCACCAGGGCCCCAGGGATGTCAGCACAGCTCACTAAGTCCAAACTGTAGAAATGTGACTGAGAAGATCCAGGTTCAGTGTAGGGAATGTCTTTGCCTTTAAGGATGAGAGGTATGTGTCTGTTCTTCTGCAGAGCTTGGACACCTTCTGCTGACATTGGTTGTGTGTTGTTAATGTGAAAGTGGAATGTTTGAGGTGTCGTGTGGGAAAGTTAGGAGGAAGCTGCAGTGAGGAGGTGTGGTTGCTTGTCACTGGAATAAAGAACATACTTGTTATTCCTGTCTGTGTATAGATGCCCCAGGGAATATGGGCCAGCAAATGTTGTGGTAGACAGAAAGATGAGCAGGTTTCTGGTCAGAATTACTGTCTTCAGCTGCCTGTTGCTGAGAAAGGCACCATCATACTCCCAGCTGATCTGACACCTTGAGAAAACAATAGAAAACTGCATCAGTGGCCTGTCTCACAAACTCTCCTGGTAATGTGATTGCACAAAACTGCACCTCATAGCTGTTAAACTCCATTATCTGTTGCCCTCACCAGGGTAAAAGTGTCTTTTTCACTGATGTTTGCCTGGTACCTTTAAGTTCACATTTAATTACAGGGTGCTGCTGAGAAGAAAAACCTGTCCTGAAAGGATGGGTGTGAGGAGCCATTTGTGGGAGTCAGGAGTCATGAGGTATTTAATGTCTAACTTAACAGGAAAATCTCTTTTGCTATAAAAAAAGCCAGCCACTTCCAAGGGCCAAACATGTCTTTCTCCAGTTTTAAGGGCACAACATTGAAAACTGTAAATGATTGTCCTTAGAGGAGAAGCTGAGATATTGCCCAAGTGAATCGATCTCTGCCAGCAGAAAAATTCACCATCTGTCTGAAAGTGCTGGTTTCCCTGTGAAGGCAGGAAGATGCTGCTGTGGTGTGCTCCAGAAATCTCTGTCtctgacagggacagggggtcCACGATTCTGATGAGTAAAAGTGAGGATGCTCCTTCAATACCTTGTTATGTCCAAGTagaaaagagaactcagttcAGAGAAGTTGAATTCTGGAGGGAAGGGACCGCATTGAAGCTGAAATTGAGGACTTCTGTTGTGGCAAATAGTCATAGAGACCTCTCTCATTCCTCAGCCTTCCCAGGTGtacctttattttctgtaaTCTGTGAAATACACAGTGAATTTAAAAGAGTTATGTACTGTGAATATAAATATGGAAAACATGCCATTGGAAAATCCATCCCCCCCACCCAAACTAACACAACCcacaaaataacccaaacagaattttgaattatttaaagTGCAGCAGCCAAAACCCTAGGAAGCCTCAGCACTGGCTTGCAATGCATAGccctggggttttggggagtgtgttttttaaaagaatgcCTTGAATCTCTCTTGTGTTAATTTGAAGTGTCTCATCTGCAGTACTTTCTTATCAAATTTAGCACATATGAGGATTGTTTACTCTTCTGGATTAATTATTAAACCCTAAAAAAGGATCCCCAAAAGGTAGTTTTAAATTGTGAATGTCATGAGTCTTATAACAAAACTTACTCTAAGAGAAGTCTTAAGTAAACCTTACAGAGAGGAAGTAAAAAAGAGCATGTCTGGAAAATGTTTCTAGAAGGAATGTGGCCAAATTAACTGGATATTAATCCAGTTACACACTGCAGTGAGGAGACAGCAGGAATGTTTGGCTCAGACTAGAGAAAGATCATGCCTGATATGCTAAGTCTTCACAATGTCTACAAAGGCTTTTCAGTTTTATGTGAAAATGAATCCATCTATTACATGGAGAAGTCAGCTCTGTGGATACCAGGGAAATTCACTGAGCGTGTTTGACCTGCCTTGTCCTGCTGATTTCATGAAAGCCAACCAGGCCCAGGTCACTGGCACCCTGAAACAGCCTGCCACGCTGCGGAGGCGTGGGAATGCTCCTGGcattgccctgtcccagctgccagctgcagtgggaagcaaaggcacagccagggcagcaccagctcctccaCAGCCTCCCAAGGACAGAGGAATGGCCTGTCCTGGGTGTCCCAGGGCCAGCCTAGGAGGGGTGGGCTACCCAGGGCTGTgtaggagctgcagctctggcagttCCCTGCCCCACAGCGTGCAGGTGCTGATCTTGTGGGGAACGAAACACGTGTATGGCACAGCTGGCCAGCATGAGTGCTTTAATCTGACACAAAGCTAGCGTGCGAGTGGAAGgaagcagggcagcagctgggtgTCCGGAGAGGAGCGCTCTGGAGCCATGGCGCCGTGTGGAGGGCAGTGCGGGTGTGCGCCCTGCGGGCGGGAGCGTGGTTCGGGTTTGCTGAGGTGCACATGTGTGAGCCCTGGGAGCAGTGCGTGGGGCTCAGGTCCTTCTGCTGGCACAGCCGTGAGATTTTGAGATTAAACCACGTCTCTGCCTGCCTCTGGCTTAGAAGAGGCAGgtgggctgtgcctgcactCAGTAGCCTCAGGAGAAGGGGAGGAGCAGTAGTGCTTGTTGCAAACCACCGTCCGGGTTTGGTGAACGTTGTCTTCCTGTCCTTTAAGCACAAATCCCGTAACTGAAGGGTGCCAGGGAGTGTTGGGGAAGCAACGTGGGCCTGCACGGCTGCAGAGGGTGCAGGGGCAGAGAGatgccagcagcagtgtggtGGAGACAGCCCTGTCACCGCAGAGCCCCCGTCGGGgtgggcagcacagctcctcaagGGTCCGGCTCCCTCCGGCATGATGGGTCCCAGGTGGAGCTCAGTGCCAGGCAGAGAGCACACAGGGAGGGAtgagccagtgctgcccatGGCTGAGCCCCCCACACGTAGGTGCTTGGCATGACCTGGGAGCAGAAAGCCAGCCCAGAACCTGCTGTGGATAACGCTTGTAATAGCACACGGACTTGGGCCCAGCCTAGAAGCACTGATACTATGTCAGTACctacaaaaatgacaaaatacaGACCTAGAAAAGGTGATGCTTTCAATAGTGGTAAGCAAAGGAGACCCTGTGGAGCTGTCTGCTGCCATCTGTACTTTAGACAGATAAAAATAGTTTAACTGTTGCTGTAAATGAGTGCCTGTGTTTTGCCATTCAAATAGAGCAGAGGGTAAGTAAGCTCTCTCCATATGCTTCAGGGTGTGGAGTGGCTCTCGCAATGAACTGAGGAGAAACTATCCCAAGGGGGATCCTGTTGTGCAGCTCTGAGTGCTCAGAGATTTGTAGATTTAATTCAATGAGAAATTTGCTATTAGCCCCAGGTGTGCATTTCATAGGGCTGCTTTTCCCTGAATTAAAAgccttgcctttttttcccattgtgTCCCACttggaatagaaaaaaatagataaaagaaaaaagagaagaaaagcaaagataaaagaaagtattaaggaaaaagaaaagcttatTGGGTCAGTCTTTTCTCCTGCCCCTGGAAAAGCCCTGGTACTTTCTTGCTATTCTCATGTGGTATTCCAAATAGCAAATAGAGATATTATCATATCCCCCCTGTGTACAAATTCCTGTATGAAGAGCACAGTACAAGAGGTAAAATCCTTATACCTCTCCTCTGTCTACCTCTCATACCTGTTAAACACCCCAGGGAAACTTTCCCATCCTCCAAGCTCTCTGTGGGCTGAAGTacagggctgttttggggggctcccaaAGTCCCCATCCGTGGTGGGTGAGCATGTGAGGGTACCCTGATGCTCAGGCCTGAGGAGGTGGAGGGACAGTGGCTGATGTCCCTAAGCACACACCGAGACACCTGTCCTATTCCTCTGATAAGGACCTTCAGATTCCCCTAAGATAAATCTTGTGGGAACTGGAAGCTTTCAGACACAGCAGGTCAGTGTTTACCCCAGATGTGTGCAGCCCAtcctgggcaggacagggctgtccCTCCCCTCCATCGCCCTGTGGCACAGGGTGCTCTGCAGCTGTGAAAGTGAGCAGGTGGAAATCACACCAGTGCACAGCGTGGGGAGAGCGGCGTGCCTGCACGGCATCACCTCGTGCTGGCTGGGCAGAGGGGTCAGACAAACCTCAGAGCTGGCTGGAAAGCAGGGGGCTCATGCTGAACTCAGCATGAGCAAAACAGTAGTTTCAGAGTGAAACAGGAACTTGCCTGCTTTAAATATAGTCAGGTTACTGTTCACTGATGCTTTTCTGAGGcagaacagattttaaaaagtggAAACTGAGGGAAAATTGTCTTCGTGTTCATGTTGACTGGAATGTCTCTGTCGCAGGATAGTGCAGATGAGGTTGTAGCGCACTACCAGAGAATTTCATGTAATGGGAAATTTGAGCTGAACAAAATTTGATTCATCATTTAGGAAAGGCACAAAATCTTGTTAACCAGCTGACAGTCACAGTTCTTTGGGGGCAGATGGTGGTGTTGGATTGGCTTTCTTAGCTTTGCagtggactcaatgatcttacaGATCTTTTCCTGCCTAAACCATTCTATGACTCTAAGACCTCTGCCTACACTTTAGCAAAAAACATGGTGTTGCTGATCCATGACTACTGCAGTACAAACAGTAAAGCTAGAAAGCAATACTTCAATCTGAAAATTTACAGTGTTCCTTTAGTATTTAGATGACTTTTTTGAAAGGGGACAACATTTCTAACCATCCCTAAGACAAGTGTGGgtgtggcagctgcaggcaggaggggaTCTGGTGCCAGGCAGCCAGAGGGGTCAGGCCCTGACTGAGCTCCAACCTCGGCCAAACAGCCCAAcctgccttttcctttcctttcttttctggcTTATTAGCCTGGCAGCTTTTTTGCCTCAAGTGGCACTCATTCTCCACCACCTAGGAGAGAAAGGCATGAGGAAAAGTTACTGTGCCCAGAAAAATTGtctcagcccgacagagctgATCCAGATCCCGTACTCCATCGGGAAGCCTCAGGTAATCCAGATGCCATGTGGAGTGCATCACAGTCAGCACCCAGGAAGGTGAAGACACCTCAGCTTCTCTGGTGCTAAGGATATGCACAAAGTCTGGGTCTTGGGCTCTGAAACCGTGTGTAAAGGCTGTAGGTGTGCTGGTAGCTGGAGCTGATTTCAGGGCTCACCCGAGCCGTACTGAGCTCATTcctgcaagcagctggagaggggagcagtgagcagggcaggagggaagctGCCACAAGTGCAGAGCTTGCTCCATTTTGCACACTTGGCTAAGCCTGTTGGGTGGACTCTTGGGGCAGGTGGACTCTTGGGGCTGAGAGgccacagagccagtgccctgctgctgtaTTTGTTTGCTACCAGGATGCTTCTGTGCTGACCTGATTGGCTGGGCTTTATTCCCTCCTCTTTAATTATGGTATACAAAGGAAATACCTTATCTCAATGACAAGCTGAAAAGCTGACTCCACATTCCACTAATAGCTCTGCCTCTTCCCCAGCCAGTTCTGTGTTTGCTGGAAATCCTgcttgccctgcagctggccaCAAACAGTTCTGAAAGAATTTGATTGGTATGTTTGCTTCTTGTTTAGCTGCCATTTTCCATGTTAACGCTCAAAAGCTAAGGCTTGGTGTGTCCCTGTGTATTGGATTTGGACAGACAGGTTTTGGTAGGGCGAATGCTACAGGGATGgtctctgtgagaagctgccagaagcttcccatgtccagcagagccaatctCAGCTGGCCCAGGATGGAGGTGCCCctggccagggctgagcccattAGAAATGGCTCTGTGATAACAGAtctaagaaggaaaaaaaagttactcTGCAAATGTAATTGCAGCCAGAGAAGAGCAGTGACAATATgtgagagcacagccctgcagacaccaaggctggtgaaggaggggcaggaggtgctccaggcaccagagctgagGTTCCCCTGCAGCCGTGGTGGGACCGTGGTGAGGCAGCTGCGGCCCTGCAGCCATGGAGGCCccaggggatgcagagatccatgtgcagcccctggaggggacccaggccagagcaggtggGTGTCTGAGACAaggctgtgaccctgtgggaggcctgggctggagcagggtcctgACAGGGATCTCCAgacccatggagagaggagcccatgctggagcaggtcctGGTAGGAGTCGTGACCCTGTGGGGGAcacacactggagcaggctgtgcctgaaGGACTACACTccatggaagagtgacccacactgcagcagttcaGGAAGAACTGTGTCTGTGGGTTGGGCTCACATTGGAGAAGTTAATGAAGAACTGTCTCCTGTTGGAGGaatcccatgctggagcaggggaaggactcccttccctgagcagctgcaaGAACAATCTGCgatgaactgaccataaccccACTCCCTGTGCCATTGAGGGGGAGGAAACAGAGTCTGAGAAGGAGTGAGTAGTAGGGGGAAGATgtttttaagatttattttacttctcattatcctgctctgatttagTTGATAATAAATTTACTTAATATCCCTATGTTCAATCTGTTTAGGCAGTAATGGTATTTGTTGAGTGATCTCTCTTGTCCTTATGTCAGCTCATGAACCtttgttatattttctctccgCTGTCCAGCTGGTGGAGGGGAGTGATGGAGCAGTTATGGACGCCTGGAATCCAACCAGGGTGTGATGGATGCCTCTCCACCTGCTGATCCCTGCTGTGCTTTCCTGGGGTGAAGCACTTTGAGCTCACACTTGCACCCCCAGACCTATTTTTTTGCAGACTGTGAACCCTGGTGGCATAGATATTTCCTCAGACCATCC
Coding sequences within it:
- the CD180 gene encoding LOW QUALITY PROTEIN: CD180 antigen (The sequence of the model RefSeq protein was modified relative to this genomic sequence to represent the inferred CDS: inserted 3 bases in 3 codons; deleted 3 bases in 2 codons; substituted 2 bases at 2 genomic stop codons), which translates into the protein MSAEGVQALQKNRHIPLILKGLCSVSVKGLYLQLWHLRNLNADTFQSLTRLQKLDQTPPHIHALPPAISGMSLLEEMVLNASCFEQPCXTSSAAFPSLTHLHIQGNSQVLQPGSGYLEKLAKLQHLDLSQSHFESSXCSSEALRALSRLCYQNLSHNIHLHLQECSFRTVPXLDLLDLPFTPLYVNTLQSPFQNLHLWQVLEDLSSSHINTSIQHVFQGLKNLMFLDLSQNNFDLGIMPKDRLFQLLSNLEVLILXASCELTSVGNQVFHNLRKLQHVDLNYKFTAFSTDAFSNPKSINLSCVHNSTHAVSNVQLLPLDGHLIINLSYDLLDCSCSKTDLITXYKQYLNKIEDPERTRCSELKFLAGFSWPPSDSPVGRTHQESLQLFVL